One window of Luteitalea sp. genomic DNA carries:
- a CDS encoding sugar transporter — MSIPDRPRVTALVSAVAALLLCSTVAAAGQSPTPQAGQPTQPQESPAPTEPAAGNGDEAPAADTTVAPPPDYVIGAEDVLGVVFWREKEMSGDVTVRPDGMITLPLLQDVQAEGLTPDQLRAQVQEAAGKYIQDPSVTVVVRKINSRRVFINGEVGRPGAYPLTTPLTVLQLVAIAGGLSEFADADDIKIMRQDGEIVEFNYKDVARGRNMEQNIRLRPGDTIIVP; from the coding sequence ATGAGTATCCCTGATCGTCCTCGCGTCACGGCCCTCGTGAGCGCCGTTGCGGCGCTCCTACTCTGCTCTACTGTGGCAGCGGCGGGCCAGTCGCCGACGCCGCAAGCGGGTCAACCGACCCAGCCGCAGGAGAGCCCTGCCCCGACCGAGCCGGCGGCCGGCAACGGAGACGAGGCGCCGGCGGCCGACACGACCGTGGCGCCACCGCCGGATTACGTGATTGGGGCCGAAGATGTCCTCGGCGTGGTGTTCTGGCGCGAGAAGGAGATGTCCGGCGACGTGACGGTCCGCCCGGACGGGATGATCACGCTGCCACTCCTCCAGGACGTCCAGGCGGAGGGCCTGACGCCAGACCAACTGCGCGCACAGGTTCAAGAGGCGGCAGGCAAGTACATCCAAGACCCGTCTGTCACGGTTGTGGTCCGGAAGATCAACAGCCGGCGGGTGTTCATCAACGGCGAGGTCGGGCGACCCGGTGCGTACCCGTTGACGACGCCGCTCACGGTGCTGCAGTTGGTCGCGATTGCGGGCGGCCTCTCGGAGTTCGCCGACGCCGACGACATCAAGATCATGCGGCAGGACGGTGAGATCGTGGAGTTCAACTACAAGGATGTGGCGCGTGGCCGGAACATGGAGCAGAACATCCGCCTCAGGCCCGGTGACACGATCATCGTACCTTGA
- a CDS encoding AAA family ATPase yields the protein MRHTDQSELIGISPSMIELNRELQHIARSDAKVLVTGESGVGKELVARAIHVHSARAARPFIAMNCAGLPETLLESELFGHVKGSFTGAYRDKPGKLESAHEGSIFLDEVGEMTLRMQGLLLRFLETGEIQKVGADRGARVVNVRIIAATNRNLQDLIAQGHFREDLFYRLNVIHFWVPPLRERKDDIAPLLELFLSRFSARNGHAVRGFESDALTALVDYSWPGNVRELENVIERIVVTGRCETVRLEDLPIEIRAQRGVSVRPKRERRRTVADDLYKRLIEERESFWTAVYPLYMNREITRANLREVVRRGLETARGNYKIVCRLFNMDQGDYKRFLNFLRKHDCQLPFKDYRQ from the coding sequence ATGAGGCACACGGATCAGTCGGAACTGATTGGCATCAGCCCTTCGATGATCGAGCTCAACCGGGAGCTCCAGCACATCGCGAGGTCTGACGCCAAGGTGCTCGTTACCGGCGAGAGCGGCGTCGGTAAGGAGCTCGTCGCACGCGCCATCCACGTGCACAGCGCGCGGGCCGCCCGGCCGTTCATCGCCATGAACTGCGCGGGATTGCCGGAGACGTTGCTCGAGTCGGAGCTGTTCGGCCACGTGAAGGGCAGCTTCACCGGCGCGTACCGCGATAAGCCGGGCAAGCTGGAATCGGCACACGAGGGCTCGATCTTCCTCGACGAGGTCGGCGAGATGACCCTCCGCATGCAGGGACTGCTCCTGCGCTTCCTCGAAACAGGCGAGATCCAGAAGGTGGGTGCCGACCGTGGCGCCCGCGTGGTGAACGTGCGCATCATCGCGGCGACCAACCGCAACCTGCAGGATCTCATCGCGCAGGGACACTTTCGCGAAGATCTCTTCTATCGGCTCAACGTGATCCACTTCTGGGTGCCGCCGCTGCGTGAGCGAAAGGACGACATCGCGCCGCTCTTGGAGCTGTTTCTCTCGCGCTTCTCCGCGCGGAATGGCCACGCGGTTCGCGGCTTCGAGAGCGATGCGCTCACGGCGCTGGTCGACTACTCCTGGCCGGGCAACGTCCGCGAGCTCGAGAACGTCATCGAGCGCATCGTCGTGACCGGGCGGTGCGAGACGGTCAGGTTGGAAGATCTTCCGATCGAGATTCGCGCGCAGCGCGGCGTCTCTGTCCGGCCGAAGCGGGAACGCCGGCGCACTGTTGCCGACGATCTCTACAAGCGGCTGATCGAGGAGCGCGAGTCGTTCTGGACGGCGGTGTATCCCCTATACATGAATCGGGAGATTACGCGCGCCAACCTACGCGAGGTGGTGCGACGGGGCCTGGAGACGGCGCGCGGCAACTACAAGATCGTCTGCCGCCTCTTCAACATGGATCAGGGCGACTACAAGCGGTTCCTCAACTTTCTCCGGAAGCACGACTGTCAACTGCCCTTCAAGGATTATCGACAGTAA
- a CDS encoding AAA family ATPase codes for MYESFFGLRERPFDLAVNPRFILLTPRHREALSTLRYGISAPRGLTLLLGDAGTGKTTLVRAALAEESRPENRTVLLSNPTLTRAEFYEFIARGFEMSEGAARSKARFLIEFQRTVQERHAAGGLTTMIIDEAQSLPDELLEEVRLLANIETSTVKLLNLVLVGQPELADRLNRSSLRQLKQRITLRWQLTPLDLRETAVYVASRIRVAGGNAGEIFTREAVANIYEASGGLPRIINVICDNALLGGFAAQVKPIDQEIVREICRDFDIRAPEQFDEPGSWQGNASSERGNGQPRRAVSDGAGAGARAIQPDTALSNEQPANVEPRVPTFGQDVKKRKFFFF; via the coding sequence ATGTATGAATCCTTTTTCGGTCTCCGGGAGCGGCCGTTCGACCTCGCGGTGAACCCCCGCTTCATCCTTCTCACGCCGCGCCATCGCGAAGCGTTGAGCACGTTGCGCTATGGCATCTCGGCGCCCCGGGGCTTGACGCTGCTGCTCGGTGACGCCGGCACGGGCAAGACAACGCTCGTGCGCGCCGCGCTCGCCGAAGAGTCGCGTCCGGAGAACCGGACGGTGCTCCTGAGCAACCCGACGCTCACGCGTGCGGAATTCTACGAGTTCATCGCACGCGGGTTCGAGATGAGCGAGGGCGCGGCGCGATCGAAGGCACGGTTTCTCATCGAGTTTCAGCGAACCGTTCAAGAGCGGCACGCGGCCGGCGGGCTGACGACGATGATCATCGATGAGGCGCAGAGCCTGCCGGACGAGCTCCTGGAGGAGGTCCGGCTGCTGGCGAACATCGAGACGTCCACCGTCAAGCTCTTGAACCTGGTGCTGGTCGGCCAGCCCGAGCTGGCGGATCGCTTGAACCGGTCGTCGCTGAGACAGCTCAAACAACGAATCACGCTGCGCTGGCAGCTCACGCCGCTCGATTTACGCGAGACGGCGGTGTATGTGGCGAGCCGCATTCGCGTGGCGGGCGGGAACGCAGGCGAGATCTTCACGCGTGAGGCCGTCGCCAACATCTATGAGGCGTCGGGGGGGCTGCCGCGCATCATCAACGTGATTTGCGACAACGCGTTGCTGGGCGGGTTCGCCGCGCAGGTCAAGCCGATCGACCAAGAGATCGTGCGGGAGATCTGCCGCGACTTCGACATCAGGGCGCCGGAGCAGTTCGACGAGCCGGGCTCCTGGCAGGGCAATGCCTCCTCGGAGCGTGGCAACGGCCAGCCGCGTCGCGCGGTCAGCGACGGCGCGGGGGCCGGGGCCAGAGCTATCCAGCCCGACACCGCTCTGTCGAACGAACAGCCAGCCAATGTGGAGCCTCGCGTGCCCACGTTTGGCCAAGACGTGAAGAAGCGGAAGTTCTTCTTCTTTTAG